In Lemur catta isolate mLemCat1 chromosome 1, mLemCat1.pri, whole genome shotgun sequence, one DNA window encodes the following:
- the ANGPTL8 gene encoding angiopoietin-like protein 8, whose protein sequence is MPVLALCLLWALATVARPVLAAPAGSLEPAKHEEVILLFHGTLQLSQALNGVYRATEARLTEAGRNLGLYGHTLGLLGQDISRGRDVAQELQASLLETQREEDILQLHAEATAQVLGEVAQEQQVLWDNVRQLEVQLRGAGLGHAHQEFEALKAHADKQSHIVWALMGHVQQQRQEMAAQQHRLRKIQERLHTAALPA, encoded by the exons ATGCCAGTGCTTGCTCTGTgcctgctgtgggccctggcaaCTGTGGCCCGGCCTGTCCTTGCAGCCCCTGCCGGCAGCCTGGAGCCCGCAAAGCACGAGGAGGTGATCCTCCTCTTCCATGGGACCCTGCAGCTGAGCCAGGCCCTCAATGGCGTGTACAGGGCCACGGAGGCACGGCTGACAGAGGCTGGGCGCAACCTGGGCCTCTATGGCCACACCCTGGGACTCCTAGGGCAGGATATCAGCCGGGGCCGGGATGTAGCCCAGGAACTCCAAGCAAGCCTGTTGGAGACACAG agggaggaggacatTCTACAGCTGCACGCAGAAGCCACGGCCCAGGTGTTGGGGGAGGTGGCCCAGGAACAGCAGGTGCTGTGGGACAATGTGCGACAGCTAGAAGTCCAGCTGAGGGGTGCTGGGCTGGGCCATGCCCATCAAGAATTTGAGGCCTTAAAG GCTCATGCTGACAAGCAGAGCCACATCGTGTGGGCCCTCATGGGCCACGtgcagcagcagaggcaggagatGGCAGCGCAGCAGCACCGGCTACGAAAGATCCAGGAGAG ACTCCACACGGCAGCACTCCCAGCTTGA